In Winkia neuii, a genomic segment contains:
- a CDS encoding choice-of-anchor M domain-containing protein, which yields MRTKFISAIAAFSALCIPWTSAQAGPSDDLLVATQAHVDSPKVFWERNNFTLNAEVDGTLHPLQSTVNWVGKGYNRTGEQQYIYKIPKDNTIPGLGKPGTLLYQAPILPGFSNSPIWAGFGADIDIPADKFKDRSFNLDLVDFDGPGKMNLFKSDDWLLASHIPGMRSAWINPGSHTHNLTTFTKPGTYTLTYRASARDQKGRFIASAPQKLVWQVGGTKPTQGGISDPRAAYDAAPSEGDQSPSFTLKPHEGRDKDGDEHLSDLLFDAGDDNASGTALFYIDGYHLAEVPVQNGKAAWTEMVGSAPSNFQVVFIPTQGGKKWISAPVSYQSAAPQVSTTNPGSFPQKQTTSPAPAFANDDRVVTSAKVKLSATSLDEEYARISAIPEDKNLSFRVVGGFYDTPNGKYPSCEIDFISSPARRQMVVPQEGCTGSKYTLKLRLLPNSRTNVGAKTIRLGSPLPKTGTVTFSSTPYVGRSGDPLSAHPLSADAPTDAPAEVEEQLPSGKEPAPSGNKPAKPTPAPPAKEVTAPKSTKKAVIADGHVDVRAVQAGNGLAMVLGDDSGSISKKSIVHELAKVSLAVRPQARAKRSKHVFADASFNFLGPHGTELFVLPQDQKSGLVWPGFSTQELDYSHFPMGVDIEIKPHSGPKGAKWWAFTQNLGKLADTIAASDRVSTLHTTNRTHLHTNWAFTKQGRYQIQVRAKDVATGKYSPWYPLSFQVGATTGKQHPSQPARPSTPGNTPAATTVPGTAGNGIPTTVPVASGNDTAAQSPAKPVDGSSPGEDAASGDGNAPANSENNQPADGESSKEAPARSGPARVTSKPYASPLAKTGSTGMAEQWLTILGAVLLGAGAALAFTSIKNADN from the coding sequence ATGCGCACAAAGTTTATTTCAGCGATTGCCGCATTCAGCGCTCTATGTATCCCCTGGACCAGCGCACAAGCCGGTCCCAGTGACGATCTGCTTGTTGCCACACAGGCACACGTCGATTCCCCAAAAGTTTTTTGGGAGCGCAATAACTTCACTCTAAACGCAGAGGTCGACGGCACCCTCCACCCCCTTCAAAGCACAGTGAACTGGGTAGGAAAGGGCTACAACCGCACCGGCGAACAGCAATACATCTACAAGATCCCAAAGGACAACACCATTCCCGGTCTAGGAAAGCCCGGCACACTGCTATACCAGGCCCCCATTCTGCCTGGTTTTAGTAACTCCCCTATTTGGGCCGGTTTTGGTGCAGATATTGATATCCCTGCCGATAAGTTCAAGGATCGATCCTTCAATCTAGATCTGGTCGACTTTGACGGCCCCGGCAAGATGAACTTGTTCAAGTCTGATGATTGGCTGTTGGCATCACACATTCCTGGCATGCGGTCAGCATGGATAAATCCGGGCAGCCATACCCACAACCTCACGACATTTACGAAGCCGGGCACTTACACACTCACCTACCGGGCCTCGGCTCGGGACCAGAAGGGACGATTCATCGCTTCCGCCCCGCAAAAACTAGTCTGGCAAGTCGGTGGCACAAAGCCTACACAAGGCGGGATTAGCGACCCCAGGGCTGCATATGATGCCGCTCCTTCCGAGGGCGACCAATCGCCCTCTTTCACCCTGAAGCCGCATGAGGGGCGCGACAAAGACGGCGATGAGCACCTAAGCGATCTGCTCTTCGATGCGGGCGATGATAACGCGAGCGGTACCGCCCTGTTCTACATCGACGGCTACCACCTTGCGGAAGTGCCAGTTCAAAACGGCAAAGCGGCCTGGACGGAGATGGTCGGTTCTGCCCCGTCTAACTTCCAGGTGGTATTTATTCCTACCCAAGGAGGCAAAAAGTGGATTTCCGCTCCTGTTAGCTACCAAAGTGCTGCTCCGCAGGTTTCGACCACTAACCCCGGTAGTTTTCCGCAAAAGCAAACTACTTCGCCCGCTCCCGCCTTCGCCAACGATGACCGAGTGGTAACCAGTGCCAAAGTGAAGCTGAGCGCTACGAGCCTGGACGAAGAATATGCCCGGATCTCCGCCATACCTGAAGACAAGAATCTGAGCTTTCGAGTAGTGGGCGGCTTCTATGACACTCCCAATGGGAAATACCCCTCCTGCGAGATCGATTTCATCTCTTCTCCGGCTCGCCGGCAGATGGTGGTGCCCCAGGAAGGGTGTACCGGCAGCAAGTACACGCTGAAACTGCGGCTGCTACCCAATTCTCGTACCAACGTAGGCGCCAAGACGATCAGGCTTGGTTCTCCACTCCCCAAAACTGGGACGGTGACTTTTAGCTCTACTCCCTACGTAGGACGAAGCGGCGATCCGCTCAGTGCACATCCGCTTTCTGCAGATGCCCCCACGGACGCCCCTGCAGAGGTCGAGGAACAATTGCCAAGTGGAAAAGAACCGGCACCAAGTGGCAACAAACCAGCCAAGCCGACCCCCGCTCCCCCCGCAAAAGAAGTTACTGCGCCAAAGAGCACCAAAAAAGCCGTAATTGCAGACGGCCATGTCGATGTACGGGCAGTACAAGCCGGCAACGGACTAGCAATGGTTTTGGGGGACGACTCTGGCTCAATTTCAAAAAAGTCCATAGTGCACGAGCTCGCCAAGGTGAGCCTGGCCGTTCGCCCTCAGGCTAGGGCAAAACGGTCGAAGCATGTATTTGCCGATGCCAGCTTCAATTTCTTGGGCCCGCACGGCACCGAATTGTTTGTTCTTCCTCAAGATCAAAAATCCGGTCTGGTGTGGCCTGGCTTCTCTACGCAAGAGCTCGATTATTCCCACTTCCCCATGGGAGTGGACATTGAGATAAAACCGCACAGCGGCCCCAAGGGAGCCAAGTGGTGGGCGTTCACTCAAAATTTGGGGAAATTAGCCGATACAATTGCCGCCTCCGACCGGGTAAGCACCCTACACACAACCAACAGGACGCATCTGCATACCAACTGGGCGTTCACGAAACAGGGTCGTTATCAGATTCAGGTTCGGGCTAAAGACGTGGCGACTGGGAAGTACTCCCCGTGGTATCCATTGTCTTTCCAGGTAGGTGCCACGACCGGTAAACAGCACCCCAGCCAGCCGGCAAGGCCCAGTACACCTGGCAATACTCCAGCGGCTACTACAGTCCCTGGGACTGCGGGCAACGGCATTCCTACTACAGTGCCTGTAGCTTCCGGCAATGACACTGCAGCGCAGTCACCCGCCAAGCCTGTAGATGGATCTTCCCCCGGCGAAGACGCGGCCTCCGGCGATGGGAATGCCCCCGCAAATTCTGAGAATAACCAACCCGCCGATGGCGAAAGCAGTAAAGAGGCTCCGGCGCGCTCCGGGCCGGCTCGAGTGACTTCTAAGCCCTATGCCAGCCCGCTAGCAAAAACCGGATCCACCGGTATGGCTGAACAGTGGCTTACCATCCTCGGCGCCGTGTTGCTGGGGGCTGGAGCAGCGTTAGCCTTCACCTCAATTAAAAACGCAGATAACTGA
- the rplS gene encoding 50S ribosomal protein L19, with protein MQKFDQLDAASMRDDIPQFRAGDTVKVNVLVTEGNRSRVQVFQGLVIARRGGKGLGATFTVRKISFGVGVERTFPLHAPTIESIEVVTRGDVRRAKLYYIRDRHGKAAKIKEKRENA; from the coding sequence ATGCAGAAGTTTGATCAGCTAGACGCCGCTTCGATGCGCGACGACATCCCCCAGTTCCGTGCAGGCGATACCGTCAAGGTAAACGTTCTGGTTACTGAAGGAAACCGTTCGCGTGTGCAGGTCTTCCAGGGCCTCGTAATCGCTCGTCGCGGCGGCAAGGGCCTAGGCGCCACTTTCACCGTTCGCAAGATTTCGTTCGGTGTTGGCGTTGAGCGTACCTTCCCGCTACACGCACCTACCATCGAATCGATCGAGGTTGTGACCCGCGGCGATGTCCGTAGGGCCAAGCTTTACTACATCCGCGATCGTCACGGCAAGGCTGCGAAGATCAAAGAAAAGCGCGAAAACGCATAG